The Oscillatoria salina IIICB1 genomic interval ACGGTTAAGCAATTATTACAGCGTTGGGATTTTGATGGAGCGCGAGTAATTTTGGAGCAATGGTTATCAACTTTAAAAGAGTTAGAAAAAGCGGGTATTGAGGAAGTTCAAGCTAATGAAAGTTCCTTGGAATTGCTGGTGAAAGCGTTGAGAATGGCAGTAGGATATCTTAATTTAGATGCAGAGGAAGCAAATAAACAAGCGGATCAAGCTTTAGGAGAGTTAGCAACAATACCGCAAGATTATCAGCACAACGGATATGCTCGTTTGCTCAATTTATATACGCAATGTTGTTTGTTTTGGGATTTAGATCGGATTGCGGATTTTCTCTCTCGGATGGGTTCTTTTTACGAGGAGACGTTACACGAGTTAATCCGTCAGTTGGATGGCGAAAAATATTTCGATCGTATTGAGTATCCTGATGATTGGTATTTGAATGAAAATACTATAGATGAGTTTCTGGCTAATAGCGATTTAGTTAATAATTTTGATAGGTTGGAGTCGAAGATTAATAAAAAATATTACCCAAAATGGCAGCGAGAAAGAGAAATGCCTAAAAAATATTACAAGCTTCCGGGTCGTTTTAGTAAATTAAATTTTGTTCAAGCTTTGGTAGAAACTAAAAAAGGCGATCTAGCAGCTTTTAATGAAATGACTTCCGCAATGGAAAAACTCGATTATTGGGCTGCAAAGCGCAATCAATTAATTCATGGTGCAAAAGGCGTTTCTAAACAAAGAATGAAAGAAGTTCTTGCAGAAGATAAGCGACTTCGGCAAGAAAGAAAAATGAAAAATAAGGATATCAGTAAAAATGTGGTTCGGGCTTGTAAACCGGAAGAAATTTTAACTAAAATGACTATTATTAGTCGTAGTGTTTTACAGTTGACAAAGGTGTCTTTACCGGATTCGGTGATGTATTCTAATCCTGATTATCTTGATTCAGCAAACGAACCTTATTACATTTATTCGGATATTCGTAAGTGGGTGGAAGAAACTCTCGATCGCGATTTGTGAAGATGAGTGACGGGAAAAGCGCGATCGCCACTTTTCACGCGATCGCGCTTTACTCTTATTGGGGACAACGATGCTCGTTACCGTTTCGATCTTCGCAAACTGAGGTAGCAGTTGTGCTTGTGGCTATGATTTGCGGTGCAAAACCTAGCACGAGGATGAGGGCGATCGCGATCGTGGTAATCTTTTTCATGGTTGCTTTTCTCCGGGTACGAACCAAAAACACTCCCAGAAGCAAGTTTTGTTAGCTAGTCAATGCCGCGATAATCACCTAATTACGCTCTCTTTTGTCCCTTCATTAACCACTCTAAAACCCATCTTTCTCAGCGACAATAGTTTTCATGCGAATGACGAAAAATTAATTTTTCATCTCAAATTTACTTCCCGAAAACAGAAAATTGCCCCCGATCTTTTTCCTAAAAAAACTAGACAAAACTATTTTGATGAGTTATTATAAATGTGGTGGAAAAACCAAGTAATCCCAAGAATATTTGTGGCAAGTTGCTTGGAGACACCACCATGAAAAAGCTAATCAACCTTGCAGTAGTAGCGTTAATCGCTTTCGCACCAATACTCATCCCTCATCAGGCTACTGGATACTTGTCGGGATTTCTGGCAATGGCGGTAAGATTAGGCGATGATTGCGCGATGCAACGTTTAGAGAAAAAGCTAGAGCAAAAATAGCTCGGAAAGTAACTCGGTTTCCCAAAGAACCGGGTTTTTTAATCTCAAAAATGAAGTTAGAAAACCAACCCCCTCGTTTCTAGACTCTGTCTAGAAATGCTCCTGGGAGGCTCCGCCTCCATAACAAAGATCGCGAGGTAGAATGTCAAAAATAAGGTAGAGACGCAGCGAACCACATCTCTACCTAGATAGCCGTACTCAGAGCGAGCGAAGCTACTTTTTACTTGCAGTTGTTTCCATTAATTCAACTTCCTTTGGAAGTTAGAAAACCGATAACTGCTCTCGGTTTCTAGATATTAGAATAGCCAATCTAGTTACTAGAAAGACAGGTCAAAATGACCTTGACTCACACCCAAATATCAACTAGCCCGTGTCGCTGTCTAATTACTCACAAATTTTCTTCCAGAGAGGAACAGGAATTTCCTCATAATGTTCCAAAAGAAAATCCATCATTGCTAAATGACGCAAATCATTCGTAGTCGGACGACGATAATAACGACCCCGCTTAAACCAACCTCTAACTGTCGAATAAGAACGTTGACAAATTTCTGCCATTTGCTCGTAAGTTACATTCCATTTCAGATAAAATTGCTGTGGTGTCATTCCTAATTGACAATGGCTGTAAAGTGAAATTAAATGCAATTCCCTTGCTTGTAAACTACGAGGTTTATTCATCCTCAAACTTCTCCAAATCAGTTTCCCAAGCTGTATCAACAACACACCAACGGGCTGAAGGTGAATCAGGGTCTAGAAGTAGTAAATAACACCATTTCCAATTACCAGATTCCGGTGCGTAGCCGTAATAACGACCGATAACAACTCCCCAATCAGTTAACTCTGGTTCATCGATTGGTAGCCAACTAACCACCGAACCAAAAGGGAAACGAGGGGTAGTTGCATCGAGAAAAAATGCCGGGGAATCGACGGGAATGGGTAACATTCGACTGCGGACTAAAGAATCGGCAATTACGGCAGATTCACCTTGGCGAATTCCATGCAAATAAGTAGAAATAACCTCAAAATTAAGATTATTTATTAGTTGCTTAATTAACAACGCCGCCAGATTTTCTAATTCCTCTGAAATCAAATTACTCTCGTTTATTTGAGCAAGTTTTTCCAGTAACTCAAGCACCGCAAAATCTTTCAGTGCTTTTTGATAACCGGGTGGTTCTAAGCGCAAAAAATCTCTTTGGTAGTTGACCATTTTTTGTCTCCTTTACTAACTATTAATGAGAGTCAATATTTATGACCACAACTGTTCGATTTGTGGTATAATGCCAGTAAAAACGTTTCGACATTGAAGCTGAAGAACTCCAAAGATTTTTACCTTTTTTTCGATAGCGATGAGTCCTTAAACTGCGGTAGCTAGCACCCTCTTGACAGAAAAGAGAAAAAGCTTTCTGGTACTGACGACGAGTGGATATAGGCAAATAATTCAGTTGTTTTTCAGCTTGTTTCGTCAGAACTAACGTGAATTTCGGCGATCCATTTGGCATCTCCTTGGCTGATATTTATTAGTCTCTCCCTTTGTTAACAATCAACTAATTTTTTACTATTTCTATTAGCCCGCATAGCTGAGCTTTCAGGCGTTTGGCAGGAATTTTGGGGGCAAAAAAGTTTCACACAATTAAAACTTGCTCGTCTACAACAAACTTAGGTTGAATTCCCAGAATTGCTACTTTATTTCGGCAGTGGGCGGAGAGAGGATAAAATCGGAGTTGGTCTGTTTCAGAATCGAGCATTTTGTCTAGCTTTTGTTGCAATTTTTCGTATTGATTATCGTTCAAGACTGCTTCAAAAACTGACTTTTGGACTCGCAAACCGTAAGCTTGCAAAAGTTTTGCTACTCTTTGGCGGCGGCTATCTTCTACAATGTCGTAACAAATTAGGTAAAACATCAGCTTTGACTAAGGTTTTAGGGTGGGGAATTCTCCCCCCTTGTTAAGGGGGGACTAATTTTAATGATTGGTTGAGAATGAGATAATTGTTTGGAGATTCTTCGCTCAGAATGACATGATTGATTGGGAATCAGATAATTGTTTGGGAGATTCTTCGCTCAGAATGACATGGTTGATTGAGAATGAGATAATTTTTGGGAGATTCTTCGCTCAGAATGACATGGTTGAGAATGAGATAATTTTTGGGAGATTCTTCGCTCAGAATGACATGATTGAGAATGAAATAATTGTTTGGAGATTCTTTGCTCAGAATGACATGGTTGAGAATGAGATAATTGTTTGGAGATTCTTCGCTCAGAATGACATGATTGAGAATGAAATAATTGTTTGGAGATTCTTTGCTCAGAATGACATGGTTGAGAATGAGATAATTGTTTGGAGATTCTTCGCTCAGAATGACATGGTTGAGAATGAGATAATTGTTTGGAGATTCTTCGCTCAGAATGACATGGTTGGCTGAGAATTATCGGACAAAATTAGGAAAACGAAACAAAACGACGTTGTTTGATAGTTTGCTTAACGGGGAATAACGCCAAAGGTTTATTCGCTTTCCAGGTTACAAATAAAGGTTGGTAGAAATCGATTTTTCCTAACAAATAATCCACGTAAGCTTGTACTTGCCATTGTAAGCAACGACGATAGGTCATTTGTCCGGCTAAATAATGATTGATTTGTGCGGTTAATTTGGCTTCCCAGTGGTAAATAAATTTCTCTAGGGCTGCGGGAGAAAGTAAGTAGTTTCCTAAGTCGTCGGGAGGAAGAAAGTCATCGCAGGTGAGAAGCTGGGAGTTGACTAAGTTGATAACTAAGTCTTCGACAATGGGGGCGCGAAATTGCTCCATTAAGTCGCAAACTAAGGGTGTATGATTGATGCAGTTGAGATGGAAGTGTCCCCAGTGAGGGTTTAATCCAACTTCACGGATGAAGGTGAATAAGTTTTGACTTAGAAGTGCGTAACCGAGATTGAGTAAGGTGTTGATGTAGTCTAGCGGTGGTGTGTCCTGGCGTTGGTGAAATTGGAAAACTTCGGGTAGTAGGGAACCGAGAGCGGGATAATATAAGTTGTTGGCTTTGTTGTGGTAAAACCAAAGGGCTTTGTGACTGTTGACGCTGGGTAAATGTTCGAGTAGCAAGGCGAGGGTTTTGATGGCTTCGGTGGCTAGTTGAGTTGAGTGGGAGTGGTTTAAACGCCGCAAGAGTGTGCATTTGTTGTGGAGTTTGGCGCGAATTAAGGTTTCTGCAAGGAGGTGGCTAAAGGTTTGGTTACGCCATTGCTTTTTTTGTTGGATTAAGGTTTTGCTGAGTGGTGGTTGGAAGTCGTTGAGGTGGACGAGAAGATATCCTTGTTCGCTGATATATAAGATCGGTTTTTGTTCGCTGAGGGCTATTCGGGTAGCTTGGGGAGAGATTTTGTTGGGGCTGAAGATAATGATTTGGC includes:
- the cas1 gene encoding CRISPR-associated endonuclease Cas1; its protein translation is MSTLYITKPNTILNVSDKYFQIHQQNQLQAEIPIHQVSQIIIFSPNKISPQATRIALSEQKPILYISEQGYLLVHLNDFQPPLSKTLIQQKKQWRNQTFSHLLAETLIRAKLHNKCTLLRRLNHSHSTQLATEAIKTLALLLEHLPSVNSHKALWFYHNKANNLYYPALGSLLPEVFQFHQRQDTPPLDYINTLLNLGYALLSQNLFTFIREVGLNPHWGHFHLNCINHTPLVCDLMEQFRAPIVEDLVINLVNSQLLTCDDFLPPDDLGNYLLSPAALEKFIYHWEAKLTAQINHYLAGQMTYRRCLQWQVQAYVDYLLGKIDFYQPLFVTWKANKPLALFPVKQTIKQRRFVSFS
- the cas2 gene encoding CRISPR-associated endonuclease Cas2, whose amino-acid sequence is MFYLICYDIVEDSRRQRVAKLLQAYGLRVQKSVFEAVLNDNQYEKLQQKLDKMLDSETDQLRFYPLSAHCRNKVAILGIQPKFVVDEQVLIV
- a CDS encoding helix-turn-helix domain-containing protein; this translates as MNKPRSLQARELHLISLYSHCQLGMTPQQFYLKWNVTYEQMAEICQRSYSTVRGWFKRGRYYRRPTTNDLRHLAMMDFLLEHYEEIPVPLWKKICE